In Nocardia asteroides, a single genomic region encodes these proteins:
- a CDS encoding AAA family ATPase, translating into MLTVLAVENYRSLRHLIVPLTPLTAVTGANGSGKSSLYRVLRLLAEFASNGAVAALAREGGLDSTLWAGPGRPADGTPVALRVGFAADDFGYAADLGIPAPADSLFDRDPEIKAEAVWSGPMLRPATVLTERAGPVVRVRTGRRWNTVPHTLRSFDSMLGELSDPSRAPDLLSVRDRVRGWRFYDRLRTDAGAPARAPQIGTRTVRLGHDGADLAAALQTIREIGDAVELDAAVDKAFPGSRVEVAAHAGRFTVRLHQPGLRRPLEAAELSDGTLRYLLVVAALLTPRPPELLVLDEPETSLHPELMSALADLIVTASAHTQVIVVTHAPALLTAFAREERASVLELRKDDGRTYLAGQGLLDEPPWAWPMR; encoded by the coding sequence GTGCTCACCGTCCTCGCCGTCGAGAACTACCGGTCCCTGCGTCACCTCATCGTGCCGCTGACCCCGCTCACCGCGGTCACCGGGGCGAACGGCAGCGGCAAATCGAGCCTGTACCGGGTGCTCCGGCTGCTCGCCGAGTTCGCCAGCAACGGCGCGGTTGCGGCGCTGGCCAGGGAGGGCGGGCTGGACTCCACGCTCTGGGCCGGGCCGGGGCGCCCCGCGGACGGCACCCCGGTGGCGCTGCGCGTCGGCTTCGCCGCGGACGACTTCGGCTACGCCGCCGACCTCGGCATCCCGGCGCCCGCCGACTCCCTGTTCGACCGCGACCCGGAGATCAAGGCGGAGGCGGTGTGGTCCGGGCCGATGCTGCGCCCGGCAACGGTGCTCACCGAGCGGGCGGGCCCGGTGGTCCGGGTGCGCACGGGCAGGCGCTGGAACACCGTGCCGCACACACTGCGCTCCTTCGACAGCATGCTCGGCGAGCTCTCCGACCCGAGCCGCGCCCCCGACCTGCTCAGCGTGCGCGACCGGGTGCGCGGCTGGCGCTTCTACGACCGGCTGCGCACCGACGCGGGCGCCCCCGCGCGGGCCCCGCAGATCGGCACCCGCACGGTCCGGCTCGGCCACGACGGCGCCGACCTGGCCGCCGCGCTGCAGACCATCAGGGAGATCGGCGACGCGGTCGAGCTGGACGCCGCCGTCGACAAGGCCTTCCCCGGCAGCCGGGTCGAGGTGGCCGCGCACGCGGGCCGGTTCACCGTGCGGCTGCACCAGCCCGGGCTGCGCCGCCCGCTGGAGGCCGCCGAACTCTCCGACGGCACCCTGCGCTACCTGCTGGTGGTGGCCGCGCTGCTCACCCCGCGGCCACCGGAGCTGCTGGTGCTGGACGAGCCGGAGACCAGCCTGCACCCCGAGCTCATGAGCGCGCTCGCCGATCTCATCGTCACCGCGTCGGCGCACACCCAGGTGATCGTGGTGACGCACGCCCCGGCGCTGCTCACCGCCTTCGCGCGGGAGGAGCGGGCCTCGGTGCTGGAGCTGCGCAAGGACGACGGCCGCACCTACCTGGCAGGCCAGGGTTTGCTCGATGAGCCACCGTGGGCCTGGCCCATGCGCTGA
- a CDS encoding alpha/beta hydrolase has translation MTLAVRAARHPANAVMHALTYHPTREIAWTPDLLGLDFTELAPRTADGETLHAWWLPAREPIGHILFAHGNAGNIGDRLPIFALLTAAGFDVLSFDYRGYGRSTGRPSERGTYLDARAARAALLARPGVDPERVVYLGKSLGGAVVTELAAAHPPAGAVLMSTFTGLRAAARSVFPVIPAPLVPDAYPTLRRIGDLRIPLLLMHGDRDELLPVEHSRRLYTAAPDPKRLEIFPGCGHNDLIMGAGRRWAGLIAEWARAECGLGRTP, from the coding sequence ATGACGCTCGCGGTGCGCGCGGCGCGGCACCCGGCGAACGCGGTGATGCACGCGCTCACCTACCACCCGACCAGGGAGATCGCCTGGACCCCCGACCTGCTCGGGCTCGACTTCACCGAGCTCGCGCCGCGCACCGCGGACGGGGAGACGCTGCACGCCTGGTGGCTGCCTGCCCGCGAGCCGATCGGGCACATCCTCTTCGCGCACGGCAACGCCGGCAACATCGGTGATCGGCTGCCGATCTTCGCGCTGCTCACCGCGGCCGGGTTCGACGTGCTCTCCTTCGACTACCGCGGGTACGGCCGCAGTACCGGGCGGCCCAGTGAGCGCGGCACCTACCTGGACGCCCGCGCCGCCCGCGCGGCGCTGCTCGCCCGCCCGGGGGTCGATCCGGAGCGCGTCGTCTACCTGGGGAAATCGCTCGGCGGGGCGGTGGTCACCGAGCTCGCGGCGGCGCACCCGCCCGCCGGTGCGGTGCTCATGTCCACCTTCACCGGGCTGCGCGCCGCGGCCCGCTCGGTCTTCCCGGTGATCCCGGCCCCGCTGGTGCCGGACGCCTACCCGACCCTGCGCCGCATCGGCGACCTGCGCATCCCGCTGCTGCTCATGCACGGCGACCGGGACGAACTGCTCCCCGTCGAGCACTCCCGCAGGCTCTACACCGCCGCCCCCGACCCCAAGCGCCTGGAGATCTTCCCCGGCTGCGGCCACAACGACCTCATCATGGGCGCCGGCCGCCGCTGGGCCGGGCTGATCGCCGAGTGGGCGCGCGCGGAGTGCGGGCTCGGCCGGACTCCGTAG